A window of Haliscomenobacter hydrossis DSM 1100 contains these coding sequences:
- a CDS encoding MATE family efflux transporter has translation MNKLQSKTAALVFNLLNKGHERSIKIKKNILESILIKGGSVLVSLVMVPLTIDYINPSRYGIWLTISSVVAWVSFFDIGLTQGLRNKFAQAKAAGDDDRAQVYVSTAYALLGLIFCVVWLLFLVVSPFLNWSTILGITANMRAEVSTLAVIVFTYFCIQFVLKIITTILIADQSPSKAALIDFLGQVLSLVFIVVLIRMADSSLILLGIALCLSPLVILLGANFFLFAGKYQKYRPKISKVNFSYSKDLLNLGLFFFVIQIAFIIQYQTANFIIAQNFNTEDVVSYNIVFKYFGVLEMVSIIFVAPFWSASTEAFMKGDIPWIKSSIKHYNTLNILLALTSIIMLLLSSKVYELWLGKGIVDINFQLSLWGFLFFNVSIFSGKYVEFLNGISALRLQFFASLISPFVYIISALVLIKYFHVGVHAVFIAAIVANFNGFILAPLQYFQIIERNKRGIWAK, from the coding sequence ATGAATAAACTTCAATCCAAAACGGCTGCTTTGGTGTTCAATTTGCTCAACAAAGGACATGAACGAAGCATCAAGATAAAAAAGAATATCTTGGAGAGTATTCTGATCAAAGGCGGAAGTGTTTTGGTTAGTCTCGTTATGGTTCCCTTGACCATTGATTACATTAACCCATCCAGGTACGGGATCTGGTTAACCATTAGTTCGGTAGTCGCTTGGGTCAGTTTTTTTGATATCGGGTTGACCCAAGGCTTGCGCAACAAATTTGCCCAAGCCAAAGCTGCGGGAGACGATGACCGCGCTCAAGTGTATGTGAGCACGGCCTATGCATTATTGGGACTCATTTTTTGTGTAGTTTGGCTGCTTTTTTTGGTGGTCAGTCCATTTTTGAACTGGTCGACGATATTGGGGATCACGGCCAATATGCGGGCGGAAGTATCTACTTTGGCGGTGATTGTTTTTACGTATTTCTGCATTCAGTTTGTACTCAAAATCATTACCACCATCTTGATTGCCGATCAAAGCCCTTCAAAAGCTGCGCTGATTGATTTTCTGGGTCAGGTGTTGTCTTTGGTATTCATTGTGGTCTTGATAAGAATGGCAGATAGTTCGCTCATTCTGCTCGGAATTGCCTTGTGTCTTTCTCCTCTGGTGATATTGTTGGGGGCCAATTTTTTCCTTTTTGCTGGGAAATATCAAAAATACCGCCCCAAGATCAGCAAGGTTAATTTTTCCTATTCTAAAGATCTATTGAATCTGGGGCTGTTTTTTTTCGTGATTCAGATTGCCTTCATCATTCAATATCAAACCGCTAATTTCATCATTGCCCAAAATTTCAATACCGAGGATGTCGTATCCTACAACATCGTGTTCAAGTATTTTGGGGTTTTGGAAATGGTGTCGATTATTTTTGTGGCACCATTCTGGTCAGCTTCAACCGAAGCATTTATGAAAGGGGATATCCCCTGGATCAAAAGCAGCATAAAACATTACAATACATTGAATATCCTTCTTGCGCTTACCAGCATTATTATGCTGCTTTTATCAAGCAAAGTGTACGAATTATGGCTGGGAAAAGGTATTGTAGACATTAATTTTCAGTTGTCGCTTTGGGGCTTCCTGTTTTTCAATGTCTCTATTTTTAGTGGCAAGTATGTCGAGTTTTTAAATGGCATCAGTGCATTGAGGTTACAGTTTTTTGCCAGTTTGATTAGTCCTTTTGTGTACATAATTTCAGCACTGGTTTTGATAAAATACTTTCACGTTGGTGTACATGCGGTATTTATTGCCGCTATTGTTGCCAATTTCAACGGGTTTATTTTGGCCCCCCTCCAATATTTCCAAATCATCGAAAGGAACAAAAGAGGGATTTGGGCTAAATAA
- a CDS encoding transposase: MQLPPEFQDSISVFSCGFSKRTWEKIKLLLLGALLCPGSRTVCNILRTLGLEHESSFHKYHRVLSCAKWSALKLSSILLKLLVDAFIPAHEPLVFAIDETIERRWGAKIKKRGIYRDPVRSSKSHFVKCSGLRWMVLALLTPLPWLDRTCWALPVLSALCPSERYYQNRPQVRSAKKLTHWAWQLIQWLHRYALPLKRAVYLVGDGSYATYELLDQGIRQNINLIVRMRLDARLFHFPTPNPPHKRGPKPIIGKRIMDMEQRLNDGRIKWTKVHFSQWYDRTNQTMLITSGKALWYKASSPIVPIQWVLIKDPLNEMEPALLATTDLKLDPVQIINFFVRRWRIEVTFAEVRRHLGVETQRQWSDLAIERSTPLLFSVFSITTLLAHSLHQSSPIKPFTTAWYPKHIVSFSDVLRAVKTAIWRHNQFLTSSKNTLVDNYIHNIRYLWNVLIGASA, encoded by the coding sequence ATGCAATTACCACCCGAGTTCCAGGACTCAATATCCGTTTTTTCTTGTGGATTTAGCAAGCGCACGTGGGAAAAAATAAAATTACTATTGCTAGGAGCCTTGCTATGTCCAGGTAGTCGAACTGTATGCAATATCCTGCGTACACTTGGACTTGAACACGAAAGTAGTTTTCATAAATATCATCGAGTATTGAGTTGTGCCAAATGGTCAGCTTTGAAGTTGTCCAGCATACTCCTAAAATTGCTAGTGGATGCTTTTATCCCTGCACATGAACCGCTAGTTTTTGCTATCGATGAAACAATCGAGCGGCGTTGGGGTGCCAAGATTAAAAAGCGAGGGATTTACCGTGATCCAGTACGATCCTCCAAGAGCCACTTTGTCAAGTGTAGTGGACTGCGTTGGATGGTATTGGCCTTGCTTACTCCTTTACCTTGGCTTGACCGAACTTGTTGGGCATTACCTGTACTGAGCGCTTTATGCCCTTCTGAACGGTATTATCAAAACCGACCACAAGTTCGCTCCGCTAAAAAACTGACACATTGGGCTTGGCAACTCATCCAATGGTTACATCGTTATGCACTTCCTTTGAAACGTGCTGTTTATCTGGTCGGGGATGGCTCGTATGCCACCTACGAACTACTCGATCAAGGTATCCGACAAAACATCAACCTCATCGTGCGCATGCGCCTTGACGCTCGGCTCTTCCATTTTCCTACCCCCAATCCGCCTCACAAAAGAGGCCCCAAACCCATCATTGGCAAGCGAATCATGGATATGGAACAACGACTCAACGACGGGCGCATCAAGTGGACTAAAGTTCATTTTAGTCAATGGTATGATCGAACTAACCAAACCATGCTCATTACCTCCGGTAAAGCGCTCTGGTATAAGGCTTCTTCGCCCATTGTTCCCATTCAATGGGTACTCATCAAAGACCCTTTGAATGAAATGGAGCCCGCGCTGCTCGCTACTACTGATCTCAAACTCGATCCGGTGCAAATCATCAACTTCTTTGTTCGCCGTTGGCGCATTGAAGTTACTTTTGCTGAAGTGCGCAGACATCTGGGGGTCGAAACCCAACGACAATGGTCTGACTTGGCGATTGAACGTTCAACTCCTCTGCTCTTTTCCGTTTTTTCCATCACAACCTTATTGGCGCATTCCCTTCATCAAAGCAGCCCTATCAAACCATTTACCACCGCTTGGTATCCTAAGCATATCGTCTCTTTTTCCGATGTCCTCCGTGCTGTAAAAACGGCTATCTGGAGGCATAATCAATTTTTAACCTCCTCCAAAAATACCCTTGTTGATAATTATATTCATAACATCAGGTATCTTTGGAATGTCCTTATTGGCGCTTCTGCCTAA
- a CDS encoding glycosyltransferase family protein — translation MKKILVLFHPLKEVFQYLEEEGNEQFAPHHFWLFDKLVEQGYEVDFVASNEKTFLNWLGRILRLYFLQQQVDALRVAKDYDLIFVPYMEYSFLLNLAKLLKRLKKPIVGLAHQPYAHERKNLIKRIYYNAVRYVYFKGMDSILFYSRAILEKSNQGWIKGNSKFVDNFGIDDDFFDAYLHNQKSPPCNNYIFSTGGAQRDFDALVKAFEGIDFDLKITTVGGDLSKHLTCEVPPNVYIDNSLPFGLGSTGKIRKEYYNALAIAVPLKEVDDYKFGTWGITVVLEGMAMGKPILSTYNEAYPFDIEKEKIGFYVDYGDVLGWQQAIKYLLDHPEEVREMGERAKYLSKTKYNYSSFSKNVIADIDSILNVRQKPAASVSRTLVRKTISLGLTASSCLALEWAQCLL, via the coding sequence ATGAAAAAAATACTAGTACTGTTTCATCCTTTGAAAGAAGTATTTCAATACCTTGAGGAAGAAGGAAATGAGCAATTTGCCCCCCATCATTTCTGGCTTTTTGACAAACTTGTAGAACAAGGGTATGAGGTGGATTTTGTAGCGTCAAACGAAAAAACATTCCTCAATTGGCTGGGGAGAATATTGCGTTTGTATTTTCTTCAGCAACAAGTGGATGCGTTGAGGGTAGCGAAAGACTACGACTTGATTTTTGTTCCTTACATGGAATATTCCTTTTTATTGAATCTTGCAAAGTTGCTGAAACGTTTAAAAAAACCGATTGTAGGTCTGGCGCATCAACCTTATGCACACGAACGAAAAAACCTCATTAAAAGAATTTATTACAATGCTGTGCGGTATGTTTATTTCAAAGGAATGGATTCTATTCTTTTTTACAGTCGTGCTATTCTCGAAAAAAGCAATCAAGGTTGGATTAAGGGGAATTCCAAGTTCGTAGATAACTTTGGAATCGATGATGATTTTTTTGATGCTTATTTACACAATCAAAAAAGCCCGCCGTGCAATAACTACATCTTTTCGACAGGTGGCGCTCAAAGGGATTTTGATGCCTTGGTTAAAGCTTTCGAAGGGATTGATTTCGATTTGAAAATTACGACAGTTGGGGGTGATTTATCCAAACACCTGACTTGTGAGGTGCCTCCAAATGTATACATAGACAACTCTCTTCCTTTTGGATTGGGTTCTACGGGTAAAATTCGGAAAGAGTATTACAATGCTTTGGCGATAGCCGTGCCTTTGAAGGAAGTAGATGATTACAAGTTTGGAACCTGGGGCATTACCGTGGTGTTGGAAGGAATGGCCATGGGAAAACCTATTCTTTCTACTTACAATGAAGCGTATCCTTTTGACATTGAAAAAGAAAAAATTGGATTCTACGTTGATTATGGTGATGTACTTGGTTGGCAACAAGCCATCAAATATTTACTTGATCATCCCGAAGAAGTCCGTGAAATGGGTGAACGTGCCAAATATTTGAGTAAAACGAAGTACAACTATTCCTCATTCTCAAAGAATGTAATTGCGGATATCGATAGTATACTTAATGTCAGGCAAAAACCAGCCGCTTCAGTAAGTAGGACATTGGTAAGAAAAACAATCAGTTTAGGGCTCACTGCATCAAGCTGTCTAGCTTTGGAATGGGCGCAATGCTTACTGTAG
- a CDS encoding exopolysaccharide biosynthesis polyprenyl glycosylphosphotransferase: protein MNHTLTQVPVLNQQVTHRNVEISDKTKIERNTDRCLTLVIALDLMLLNLCLFGFLLIQVPSESRFSQLITQTLPLMVLLANVIWILVSTYMDVYHVFEGIKLNLKIKDLFLSAMIYFGLISLMYYQFFFPIFQVHFLIQALCSFLVLSSISHYAIRYYNRNRTLVLSYAVVGGGGNNLRYLENVLSSVYGEDTQCVGRFANDELPEVKNLGTYDEIEAYLKENHNINKLLYFYSDLSKQTIQRIIQLCRNRFIDFDMVPIGVDFFERGIQVEQLAHLPIFRRKKEPLCLPQNKILKRSFDILFSLAVIVFIFPWLFPLVMLMIKLESKGPIFFLQKRTGYWNKPFYCIKFRTMKFNDGSDRQQATRGDARITWVGSILRKTNIDELPQFFNVLKGDMSVVGPRPHMVKHTEDYSKLIDKYMIRHEVKPGVTGWAQVNGWRGPTEELYQMAKRVEYDVNYIENWNFWFDCKCIFLTVFNMVKGEDNAF, encoded by the coding sequence ATGAATCATACACTTACACAAGTGCCTGTTTTGAATCAACAGGTCACACATCGGAATGTCGAAATTTCCGATAAAACTAAAATTGAGAGAAATACGGACCGTTGCCTTACCTTGGTAATTGCACTGGACTTGATGCTACTGAACCTTTGTTTATTTGGTTTTTTGCTGATTCAGGTTCCATCCGAAAGTAGATTTTCTCAATTGATTACCCAAACACTTCCATTGATGGTGCTGCTGGCCAATGTCATCTGGATATTGGTCAGCACCTATATGGACGTTTACCACGTTTTTGAGGGCATCAAATTAAACCTGAAAATCAAGGACTTGTTTTTAAGTGCCATGATCTATTTTGGGTTGATCAGTTTGATGTATTACCAGTTCTTTTTTCCGATTTTTCAGGTACACTTCTTGATACAAGCTTTATGTTCCTTTTTAGTGCTTTCTTCAATTTCGCACTATGCAATTCGCTATTACAATCGGAACAGAACGCTGGTTTTGTCCTATGCTGTAGTAGGCGGTGGGGGCAACAATCTTCGCTATCTGGAAAATGTACTTTCCTCGGTATATGGAGAGGATACCCAATGTGTTGGGCGTTTTGCCAATGATGAACTACCCGAGGTGAAGAACCTGGGGACTTACGATGAGATCGAAGCCTATCTGAAAGAAAACCACAACATCAACAAGCTATTGTATTTCTATAGCGATTTATCCAAACAAACGATACAACGCATCATCCAACTGTGCCGTAACCGGTTCATTGATTTTGACATGGTACCGATCGGGGTCGATTTTTTTGAACGGGGCATACAAGTGGAACAATTGGCACATTTGCCCATCTTTCGCCGGAAAAAAGAGCCATTGTGCTTGCCTCAGAACAAAATACTCAAACGTTCCTTCGATATTTTGTTCAGCCTCGCGGTCATTGTTTTTATTTTTCCCTGGCTGTTTCCGCTGGTGATGTTGATGATCAAACTGGAATCAAAAGGCCCCATTTTTTTCCTGCAAAAAAGGACCGGTTATTGGAACAAGCCTTTTTATTGCATCAAGTTCAGGACCATGAAGTTCAACGATGGAAGTGATCGGCAGCAGGCAACGAGAGGAGATGCCCGTATTACCTGGGTAGGTTCCATTTTGAGAAAAACCAATATTGATGAGTTGCCGCAGTTTTTCAATGTACTTAAAGGCGACATGTCAGTGGTGGGCCCACGGCCGCATATGGTCAAACATACCGAAGATTATTCCAAGCTGATCGATAAGTACATGATTCGCCACGAGGTGAAACCAGGTGTAACGGGTTGGGCCCAAGTCAATGGCTGGAGAGGCCCCACTGAAGAGTTGTACCAAATGGCCAAAAGAGTGGAATACGATGTGAATTACATTGAAAACTGGAACTTTTGGTTTGATTGCAAGTGCATTTTTCTCACTGTTTTTAACATGGTCAAAGGAGAAGATAACGCATTTTAA
- a CDS encoding glycosyltransferase, protein MKKVVQLQYRSTTSGDFGRRLHDEFMKVGISSSIVSLYSNVQPSAEQHNLGKKEILVSRLDNKVNDYLTRKADKSLGLFSYPIFGTNVTRLEQVKQADAIYLHWSHHGFLSLTNMEQLAKLGKPIIVILHDMWYLTGGCHYSFGCEKYQEKCQSCQFFPDSKKNDLSTAGFEKKMKFYAKYDNLYFVSPSTWLYQCAQQSGLTQNKPVFHIPNVLDRNIYKPFDKKTAKEILNIPQNEQVILFGATSVKNPYKGWEYVTSALKILYEQRQNENITVLIFGNGNNQEISETIPFQTRFMGRLNDEYTLALTYNAADVLVAPSLIDNLPYTIFESLACGTPVVAFDTGGIPDMIQHRINGYLAKYKDAEDLAKGISYCLTHTLEPSPPAALNNNLSIQKHLDLLDAIKSGN, encoded by the coding sequence ATGAAAAAAGTTGTCCAATTACAGTATCGGTCAACCACTTCAGGTGATTTTGGCAGAAGGCTTCACGATGAGTTCATGAAGGTGGGAATCAGTTCCAGTATTGTATCGCTGTATTCCAATGTGCAGCCCAGCGCTGAACAGCACAATTTGGGCAAAAAGGAAATCCTGGTGTCCCGCTTAGACAATAAAGTGAATGATTATCTGACCCGGAAGGCCGATAAAAGCCTGGGTTTGTTTTCGTATCCCATCTTCGGAACCAATGTAACCCGCCTGGAACAAGTCAAACAGGCCGATGCCATTTACCTCCATTGGTCACATCATGGTTTTTTGAGCCTGACCAATATGGAACAATTGGCCAAGCTGGGCAAACCAATTATCGTCATTCTGCACGACATGTGGTACCTTACGGGCGGTTGTCATTACAGTTTTGGTTGTGAAAAATACCAGGAGAAGTGCCAGAGCTGTCAGTTTTTTCCAGACTCAAAAAAAAATGACCTTTCCACTGCGGGGTTCGAGAAAAAAATGAAATTTTATGCCAAATACGACAACCTCTATTTCGTTTCTCCCAGCACTTGGTTGTACCAATGTGCCCAACAATCCGGGTTAACCCAAAACAAGCCGGTTTTTCACATCCCCAATGTACTTGACCGAAACATATACAAACCTTTTGACAAAAAAACCGCCAAGGAAATACTCAATATTCCTCAAAATGAACAAGTTATCTTGTTCGGGGCCACGTCGGTTAAAAACCCCTATAAAGGTTGGGAATATGTCACATCGGCTCTGAAGATACTGTATGAACAAAGGCAAAATGAAAACATTACCGTTTTGATCTTTGGCAATGGCAACAACCAGGAAATCTCGGAAACGATTCCATTCCAGACCAGATTTATGGGCCGACTCAATGACGAGTATACCCTTGCACTAACGTACAACGCAGCAGATGTACTCGTTGCACCGTCTTTGATCGATAACCTGCCTTACACCATATTTGAGTCGCTGGCCTGCGGAACTCCTGTGGTTGCTTTTGATACTGGTGGAATCCCGGATATGATCCAGCACCGGATCAATGGTTATCTCGCAAAGTACAAAGACGCAGAAGATCTTGCCAAAGGCATCAGTTATTGCCTAACCCACACACTTGAACCTAGCCCCCCTGCTGCCTTGAACAATAACCTGAGTATCCAGAAGCATCTGGACCTATTGGATGCCATCAAATCCGGGAATTAA